GTCGCCGACGAGGTCGGCTTCGAGATCCGCTTCGGCCTGGACGTGGCCGCCGCGGAGATGTACGACGAGGACGAGGGCGGCTACGTCTACTCCGACACGGTGCGCTCCACCGAGGAGCAGGTCGAGTACATCGCCGACCTCGTTCGCGAGTACGACCTGAAGTACGTCGAGGACCCCCTCGACGAGGACGACTACGAGGGCTTCGCGGACCTGACCGAGCAGGTCGGCGACCGGACCCTGGTCTGTGGCGACGACCTGTTCGTGACCAACACCGACCGGCTGGGCGACGGTATCCAGCAGGGTGCGGCCAACAGCATCCTGATCAAGCCCAACCAGATCGGGACGCTGTCGGACGCGTTCGACGCCATCGAGCTGGCCGTCGAGAACGCCTACGGCCACGTGGTCTCACATCGGAGCGGCGAGACCGAGGACGCCACCATCGCACACCTCGCAGTCGCGACGGACGCGCCGTTCATCAAGACGGGCGCGGTCGCGGGCGAGCGCACTGCCAAGCTGAACGAACTCATCCGAATCGAGGACAACGCAGTATGAGCGGAAACGAAAACGAAGGTCTCGACGCCAGCGAGTCCGACGTCGACCCCGAGGTCGACGAGGAGACCGCGGCGGCCGAGACAGAGACTGAGGAACCGGCCACTGGGGCCGACGAGCGGGTCGCCGACGAGGCGGCCGACGAGGAGCCGGCCGAGGAGGCCGACGAGGGGCCCGCCCTCGACGAGGACGTCATGCCCGACGACGAGGCAGACCTCCTCATCCCCGTCGAGGACTACCTGGCCGCGGGTGTCCACATCGGTACCCAGCAGAAGACCAAGGACATGGAGCGGTTCATCCACCGCGTCCGCACCGACGGGCTGTACGTGCTCGACGTGAGCATGACGGACACCCGTATCCGGACCGCGGCGGACTTCCTGGCCAACTACGACCCCGAGCAGATCCTCGTGGCGTCGTCGCGCCAGTACGGCCGCTTCCCCGCCGAGAAGTTCGCCGACGCCGTGGGCGCCCGCGCCCGCACCGGCCGCTTCATCCCGGGGACGCTGACCAACCCCGACTACGAGGGCTACATCGAGCCCGACGTCGTAGTCGTCACCGACCCCATCGGTGACGCCCAGGCCGTCAAGGAGGCCATCACCGTCGGCATCCCGGTCATCGCGATGTGCGACTCCAACAACCAGACATCCAACGTCGACCTGGTCGTCCCAACCAACAACAAGGGGCGCAAGGCCCTGTCGGTCGTCTACTGGCTACTCGCCAACGAGACGCTCGATCAGCGCGGCGCAGAGCCGTCCTACGGTCTCGACGACTTCGAGACCGAGATTTAACGGTCGCCGTTCGACTTCCGCATTGTTTTCACTGACTCTGTAGCGACTGCGTCGAGTCGACGCATCCGCACAAAGTATTACCGCCGTGAGTACTGAGAGCGGGGCATGGACGGACGGGAACGCGCCGTGTTCGGGTGGGCGGCCACCGCGGTCGTGTGGCTGGTCGGGATCCTCGCGGCAGCGCCGCTGGTCGGCGGCCACCCGCTGGCGGTGGCCGCGCAGGCCGTCATCGAGGCGTCGCCCGGCGCGGTCGCGACGCTGGCCATCGAGACGCTGGGTGCGGCCGCACAGCCGGCGTTGATGGCCGGGATCGCGATCGCGGCGGTGGCCGCCGCGGCCGGGATAGCCGCCTTCGCGGAGGGGTACGGGACCACTCGGACGCAGGAACGTCGTCTCGTCACCGCGGTTTCGATACTCGTGGTCGTCCTGACGGCGGCGGGTTTCCGGGCGGCGGGCGACGGCGTTTTCTGGCGGTGGACAGCGGCGACGGCGCTGGCGCTGTTGCCTCCGGGGCTCCTCCGGATCGTCGGTGACCGGCACCGCCCAAGCGTGGGGCGGCGCCGGACGCTCCGGAACCTCGGCGGCGCGGTCGGGCTGGCGGCGGGCGGCGCTCTCGCGGCCCGGAGTCTCGGCCGCCCGGGGACCTCCGGCGACGGCCCCCAACCCGGCGAGTCGCTCGACGCGGTCGCCGAGAAGCGCGAGGAGGGGACGACGACGCCGGACTCCGGGCGGACGGCGACGCCCTCGGAGAACGGCGAGGTGCTCGAATCGCGCAGTACCACCGAGAACGTCGTCGTCTCGGTCGCCGAGGCCGACGCCGACCCGTCCTTCGGCTACGGCTTCGCGGGGATGCCGGCGGCGGTCGGGACGGCGGCCGACCACTACGTCGTCGACAAGAACGTCTCGAACCCGAGCGTCGACGCCGAGCGCTGGTCGCTGTCGGTTCGCGGCGCGGT
This DNA window, taken from Halosimplex litoreum, encodes the following:
- the rpsB gene encoding 30S ribosomal protein S2 is translated as MSGNENEGLDASESDVDPEVDEETAAAETETEEPATGADERVADEAADEEPAEEADEGPALDEDVMPDDEADLLIPVEDYLAAGVHIGTQQKTKDMERFIHRVRTDGLYVLDVSMTDTRIRTAADFLANYDPEQILVASSRQYGRFPAEKFADAVGARARTGRFIPGTLTNPDYEGYIEPDVVVVTDPIGDAQAVKEAITVGIPVIAMCDSNNQTSNVDLVVPTNNKGRKALSVVYWLLANETLDQRGAEPSYGLDDFETEI
- a CDS encoding molybdopterin-dependent oxidoreductase, whose translation is MDGRERAVFGWAATAVVWLVGILAAAPLVGGHPLAVAAQAVIEASPGAVATLAIETLGAAAQPALMAGIAIAAVAAAAGIAAFAEGYGTTRTQERRLVTAVSILVVVLTAAGFRAAGDGVFWRWTAATALALLPPGLLRIVGDRHRPSVGRRRTLRNLGGAVGLAAGGALAARSLGRPGTSGDGPQPGESLDAVAEKREEGTTTPDSGRTATPSENGEVLESRSTTENVVVSVAEADADPSFGYGFAGMPAAVGTAADHYVVDKNVSNPSVDAERWSLSVRGAVQESYELSFSDVVTHPEARDITVTTACISNSVGGDLISTAEWRAVPVRALLEEAGVPDAAEDVVTLAADGYTEAIPWDAVRDREDIVLAVGMDGRTLPKEHGFPARLLIPGRYGMKSTKWVEAIEVSAGEHEGYWEARGWVEEAVVNTLSYVRGVQRRGDRVAVGGVAYGGRRGIDRVEVSFDGGDTWADADLEAPPSPHAWRRFRHVAELPDSGPKDVVVRATDGTGSLQTSEQTGAHPGGSTGWHSVTVSL